One genomic segment of Clostridium saccharoperbutylacetonicum N1-4(HMT) includes these proteins:
- a CDS encoding ArsR/SmtB family transcription factor, with translation MAEANESGFEAQGECFVTDIINSLNIGAPTISHHIKELVNADLISTDKRGKFLICKVNEALVEEVNKLLSI, from the coding sequence ATTGCTGAAGCCAATGAATCTGGTTTTGAAGCCCAAGGTGAGTGTTTTGTTACTGATATTATAAACTCTTTGAATATCGGTGCACCTACCATTTCACATCATATTAAAGAATTGGTTAATGCTGATTTAATAAGTACAGATAAAAGGGGTAAATTTTTGATCTGTAAAGTGAATGAAGCGTTGGTTGAAGAAGTTAACAAACTGCTATCAATATAA